Below is a genomic region from Halanaerobiales bacterium.
GCCAGGGTTAATGTATATACCTTATTAACTTTTCCCTCTTTTTTCAGTACAAAAGAGGCTTCATTGGTAGTTGTTCCTGTAGTAAATATATCATCAATTAATAATATATTTTTACCTTTTAATTTTGCTAAATTATTTTTCTTTAACTTAAATACACCTCTGATTAAAGCCTCTCTTTTACTGCGGTTTAAATCATAAAGTGGAGGCGTTTTTTTATATCTTATAAGTATATCTTTTAATAATTCAATACCACTTTTTTGAGCTACAACCTCAGCTAATAATTTTGCCTGATTATATCCTCTCTCCTTTTTTCGACTCTTATATAAAGGAATAGCTAAAATATAATCAAAATCAATTTGTGAATAATATTCTTTAAAATAAATATATAGTAGTTCACCTAATGGTAAATATAGTTCTTTTTTGTTAAAATATTTAAAATGAAAAATTAATTCTCTTCCGAGTTTTTCATAAATAAATGCACTTCTATTCTTTTTAAAATAAAAATCATGACTGTTTTTTGAACAAAATTCGCACTTTAAATCTTTTTTTACCCCATTTTTTATTTCTTTTTCACCTTCGGAAACTCCGATCTCTCTTCCACATCTATTACAAATATTTGATGTGTATGACAGGTCTTCCAGACAATCTGAACACAGAAATGGTACTTCTGATAAAAGTATATCTTTCCCACAGATAAAGCATTTTTCTTTTTCAGGATAAACAAAATCAAATAAAATCTTTTTCAAAACTCCCATTAACCAACCAGATCCTTAAGATTATAATTACACTTAATTT
It encodes:
- a CDS encoding ComF family protein, with protein sequence MKKILFDFVYPEKEKCFICGKDILLSEVPFLCSDCLEDLSYTSNICNRCGREIGVSEGEKEIKNGVKKDLKCEFCSKNSHDFYFKKNRSAFIYEKLGRELIFHFKYFNKKELYLPLGELLYIYFKEYYSQIDFDYILAIPLYKSRKKERGYNQAKLLAEVVAQKSGIELLKDILIRYKKTPPLYDLNRSKREALIRGVFKLKKNNLAKLKGKNILLIDDIFTTGTTTNEASFVLKKEGKVNKVYTLTLATARV